A genomic window from Arthrobacter sp. FW305-BF8 includes:
- a CDS encoding fumarylacetoacetate hydrolase family protein → MRIARFVVDSDPLYGVVEGQPGSEEITVINGDPFFNGVERTSVRHKLEDVRLLAPIIPRSKVIGVGRNFVEHAHELGNEVPQQPLLFLKPNTSVVGPNDPVVLPEFSEEVSFEAELCVVIGRICKDVPEERADDVIFGYTCGNDLTARDIQKTDLQWARAKGFDTSAPLGPWIETELDPEDLSIKGRLNGELRQDGSTTQMIRGVRELVSIVSSAFTLLPGDVIMTGTPAGVGLVQAGDRYEVEIEGIGRLSNPVVRR, encoded by the coding sequence ATGCGTATTGCCCGGTTTGTAGTCGATTCTGATCCCCTTTACGGCGTTGTTGAAGGCCAGCCCGGCAGTGAGGAAATCACTGTTATCAACGGCGACCCGTTCTTCAACGGCGTTGAACGCACCTCCGTGCGGCACAAGCTGGAGGATGTCCGCCTGCTGGCCCCCATCATTCCGCGCAGCAAGGTGATCGGCGTCGGACGGAACTTTGTGGAGCACGCCCACGAACTCGGCAATGAGGTGCCCCAGCAGCCGCTGCTGTTCCTGAAGCCCAACACCTCCGTAGTGGGCCCGAACGATCCCGTTGTCCTGCCGGAGTTCTCCGAGGAGGTTTCCTTCGAGGCGGAGCTGTGCGTCGTCATCGGCCGCATCTGCAAGGACGTCCCCGAAGAACGTGCCGACGATGTCATCTTCGGGTACACCTGCGGCAACGACCTCACCGCCCGCGACATCCAAAAAACAGACCTGCAATGGGCGCGGGCCAAGGGCTTCGATACGTCCGCGCCGCTTGGACCGTGGATCGAAACCGAACTTGATCCCGAGGACCTGTCCATCAAGGGCCGGCTCAACGGCGAACTCCGCCAGGACGGCAGCACCACCCAGATGATCCGCGGCGTCCGCGAGCTGGTGTCCATCGTCTCCAGCGCGTTCACCCTGCTGCCCGGGGATGTCATCATGACCGGCACCCCGGCAGGCGTGGGCCTCGTCCAGGCCGGCGACCGGTACGAAGTGGAGATCGAGGGCATAGGCCGTCTGTCGAACCCCGTCGTCCGCCGCTAG
- a CDS encoding MBL fold metallo-hydrolase, giving the protein MKHVNQDTTSAFTGSSPLTRFRLAPNPGPMSLEGTNSYIVGEPGHAATVVVDPGPLDEAHLQALAAAGPVELILVTHRHADHTAGSARLAEITGAPVRAAAAAHCHGGAVLQSGETIAAGGTEIRVVATPGHTSDSVCFHLPLDGPAGSVLTGDTILGRGTTVLDHPDGTLADYLASLDQLERLGPATVLPAHGPVLPALDAVVRAYRDHRLDRLAQIRTALAGLGPDAAVGDVTTVVYADVDPSVRRAAENSVAAQLEYLRLLRERD; this is encoded by the coding sequence ATGAAACACGTGAACCAGGACACCACCAGCGCCTTCACCGGCAGCAGCCCGCTGACGCGTTTCCGCCTCGCGCCCAATCCGGGGCCCATGAGCCTGGAGGGGACCAACTCCTACATCGTCGGGGAGCCGGGTCACGCGGCAACAGTGGTGGTTGATCCGGGTCCGCTTGATGAGGCCCACCTTCAGGCGCTGGCTGCGGCCGGACCCGTGGAGCTCATCCTGGTCACGCACCGGCACGCGGACCACACCGCCGGTTCGGCCCGTCTCGCCGAAATCACCGGCGCGCCCGTCCGGGCCGCTGCTGCCGCGCATTGCCATGGGGGAGCCGTGCTGCAGTCCGGGGAAACGATCGCTGCCGGCGGGACTGAGATCCGGGTGGTTGCCACGCCGGGGCACACGTCCGACTCCGTCTGCTTCCACCTGCCCCTTGACGGGCCTGCCGGCTCCGTGCTGACCGGCGACACCATCCTGGGCCGGGGGACCACAGTGCTGGACCATCCGGACGGCACACTGGCGGACTACCTCGCTTCCCTCGACCAACTGGAGCGCTTGGGGCCGGCCACCGTCCTGCCTGCCCACGGCCCCGTCCTGCCCGCACTCGACGCGGTGGTCCGCGCCTACCGGGACCACCGGCTGGACCGGCTGGCCCAGATCCGGACTGCCCTCGCCGGCCTCGGCCCGGATGCCGCCGTAGGTGACGTGACCACCGTTGTCTATGCCGACGTCGACCCCTCCGTCCGGCGCGCCGCCGAGAATTCCGTGGCGGCACAGCTGGAATACCTGCGCCTCCTGAGGGAGAGGGACTGA
- a CDS encoding branched-chain amino acid aminotransferase, protein MTQTAHGVEFTQQPSATPKSAEERAAILANPGFGDHFTDHTAIVDYTVDASGQGGWHDARIEAYGPIMLDPSAAVLHYGQEIFEGLKAYRHADGSIWSFRPEANAARMNKSARRLALPEIPAEYFLGAIRELVAADKEWVPSGDGEALYLRPFMIATEAFLGVRAAREVSFRVIASPAGNYFGGELKPISIWISREYARAGRGGTGAAKCGGNYAASLIAQQEAEANGCKQVLFLDQFNDNAVEELGGMNVFFVMKDGSLVTPALSGTILEGVTRSSIMQVAKDMGREVTERKITLDEWRDGVASGDIAEVFACGTAAVITPIGVLKDATEYIGSEDAKAGETTMAIRAQLLGIQTGAVEDTHGWLTRLA, encoded by the coding sequence ATGACTCAGACTGCCCATGGCGTCGAATTCACCCAGCAGCCTTCGGCCACCCCGAAGTCTGCTGAGGAGCGTGCAGCCATCCTGGCGAACCCAGGCTTTGGCGACCACTTCACCGACCACACTGCGATTGTTGACTACACGGTCGACGCCAGCGGCCAGGGCGGATGGCATGATGCTCGGATCGAGGCCTACGGGCCGATCATGCTGGACCCGTCGGCCGCTGTGCTGCACTACGGGCAGGAAATCTTCGAGGGACTGAAGGCATACCGTCACGCGGACGGCTCCATCTGGAGCTTTCGGCCCGAGGCCAACGCCGCCCGGATGAACAAGTCCGCCCGCCGGTTGGCGCTTCCGGAGATTCCGGCCGAATACTTCCTGGGCGCCATCCGCGAGCTTGTGGCGGCGGACAAGGAATGGGTTCCTTCCGGTGACGGCGAGGCCCTGTACCTGCGCCCGTTCATGATCGCTACCGAGGCATTCCTGGGCGTGCGGGCAGCGCGTGAGGTGTCGTTCCGCGTCATTGCCTCGCCGGCCGGGAACTACTTCGGCGGCGAGCTCAAGCCGATTTCGATCTGGATTTCTCGCGAGTACGCGCGGGCAGGCCGCGGCGGCACGGGCGCTGCGAAGTGCGGCGGCAACTACGCCGCGTCGCTCATCGCGCAGCAGGAGGCCGAAGCGAACGGCTGCAAGCAGGTGCTGTTCCTGGACCAGTTCAACGACAACGCCGTTGAGGAACTGGGCGGAATGAACGTCTTCTTCGTCATGAAGGACGGCTCGCTGGTGACGCCCGCGCTGAGCGGCACCATCCTCGAGGGCGTGACCCGGTCCTCGATCATGCAGGTCGCCAAGGACATGGGCCGCGAGGTGACCGAGCGGAAGATCACCCTGGATGAGTGGCGCGACGGCGTTGCCTCCGGCGACATCGCCGAGGTCTTCGCCTGCGGCACCGCCGCTGTGATCACGCCCATCGGCGTCCTCAAGGACGCCACGGAGTACATCGGCTCCGAGGACGCCAAGGCCGGGGAGACCACCATGGCCATCCGCGCCCAGCTGCTTGGCATCCAGACGGGCGCCGTGGAGGACACCCACGGCTGGCTGACCCGGCTCGCCTAG